tcttcttctcaaccaCTTAAGCGGTCAAGTAAGTTTTATTTATATCCTGCTTGCCCTACACAGCACATATACTAACAGCATCTCAagcctctcctctccccgCCATCACTCCCGCGCAAAACCTCCTCCGTCTCAAAGCCCACCTCCAAAATTTACCTACTCCCTTGCTCAAGCATGTACACCTCTCCAAGATTCGGAGGGAAGATCCCAACTTGTTCTTCTCGGTCATGCGTGACGAGTTGACTGAGCTGTAAGTGTCGTGTGACCAGTACAGCACACAACTTTTACGCTTTCAAAAGTGATCGATGACTGATCAACATCGTTTCACAGCGCGCCCATCGTGTATACTCCTACCGTTGGTGAGGCTTGTCAAAAATATTCTCAAATATACTCTGGACCTGAAGGTCTTTACCTTAACATCGAGGATAAGGTGTGTTTTCCTCCCCGTGTTATATGCTTGGAATCAACTGATTTCTTCCCCAACCACAGGATCGAATCCCCGAGATTCTCCACCAATACGCTTCCAAGCTTGTCGCCCCGCCTCAGATTCTCGTGGTTACCGATGGTTCTCGTATCTTGGGTCTCGGAGATCTCGGTATCGGAGGAATGGGTATCAGCGTTGGCAAATTGAACTTGTACGttgctggtggtggcgTCAACCCTCATGGTTGCTTGCCTGTGGTCCTTGAGTGAGTTGTTCTCTTTTCATGATCAATTTAAAGCCAAAAAAGCTGACAGATATGTAAGCATGGGAACCAACAATGAGGCTGTCCGAAATGACCCTCTTTACATTGGTCTTAAACAGCCCCGAGTTGGCCTCGAGGAGGCTACTGAGTTCATGGACGCTTTCATGGCTGCCGCATCCGAGGCTTTCCCCAAGGCTGTCATTCAACATGAAGACTTTTACTCTGAGGCTGCTTTTGACTTCTTGGCGAGGTATAAGGAGAAGTACAGGATGTTCAACGATGATATTGAGGGGCAAGTTGATGTCttttttcgttgttgttgtttatACATGAGCTAACGATAACGTATAGTACTGGATCCGTCATCCTTGCTGGTTTCCTTGCCGCTGCTAAACACGCCAGCGAAGCTTCCGGTAAGCCTTTAAGGGATCATAAGGTTGTCTTCCTTGGTGGTGGTTCAGCTGCCGTTGGGTGAGTCACGTCGGGAATTTGTGATCTTCAAAGAGCTAACACATAACTCAGTGTGGccaaggagatgatgaactTTTTCATGATGCAAGGGTTGACTGAGGATGAGGCCAGGGAGAGGTTCTGGCTCATTGACACCAAGGTAAGCGAATCGCTATGCTGCCCGAAACCATACTGACATCCGACAGGGTCTCATCACCTCTACTCGCGCCGATGTCGTCTCTGGCAAGGTCGCCTCCCACAAAAAGTTCTTTATCCGAAACGACACTGAAGGCAAAGAGTACCCCTCTCTCGAATCTGTTATCGAGTACGTTCAGCCCACCGCCCTTGTCGGTCTCTCCACCACTTTTGGCGCTTTCTCCGAGTCTGCCGTCAGGCGCATGGCCGAGTTGAACCAGTCgcccatcatcttcccccttTCTAACCCTACCAGCAAGTGCGAGTTGGCCTTTTCCGATGCCCTTGAATGGACCGACGGTCGTGTACTCTTTGCTTCGGGATCTCCCTACGCCCCTCAACAATTCAAAGGCACTTTCCGAGAGCCAGGTCAAGGAAACAATTTCCTCGTGTTCCCTGGTATTGGCTTTGGTGCCCTCCAGGCTGGTTGCAAGCGTATTACCACTGGCATGATCACCGCTTCTGCCATTGCTCTTTCCGAGGCTCTCACACCGgaggagaagcagaaagGCTTGTTATACCCTAGGTTGGAAAGGATCAGGGCGGTCAGTGCTAGGGTTGCTGCCGGTGTTGTCAAGCAGGCTCAGGAAGATGGTGTAGACACAAATGAAAAGCTGAGAGGTCTCGGTAAGTCTCGTGTCTTTTTTGTCAGACAGCTCACTGGCTAATGCAACGAATCTAGATATCGAGACTCTTACCGAAGAAATGAACAAGGCTCAGTGGTGGCCTTGAGTAAAAGTTTCATGGACATTTCGTTGTGTAATAGGCATTTTGATTGTGAATTAAAAATACTAAGACGATACACGTATGAGTATCCTTTTTAGGTCAATGGGGTGATTGTTGATAAGATAAGAAGCTATGCATGACGTTCATATACCTCGATCCCTGAAGCCCTATATCATCCATCATTTGCCTAACTGTTCTTAACGGTAAAATATGTTGTGAGATGTCTATGGATGCataaagagaagaaaagaaccTTGATAGAAGAATCTCGTAGAAGATATAAAGCAGCCACGCCACAAATGGCCTCCTCTCCCATTGCTCACTCATccaacaaaaaaaaagaaaaggtttAATCACGGTCGTCCTCTATAAGCGCCCCATTCCCGTCCCCTCCAACACTGCCAGCGCGGTTCGTTTCGTCAACTCGTCGTCTTTTGGATGCTCGAGGAGGGGTCCAGCCGATGAGAGGTTCGTAGCGAATATACTTAGCAGATAATGCCTCGAAGACCGCCTCGTACTCTACATGAGTCTTTcggctcttcttcagtaGATCCAACGAAACCTCGGCATGGGAATCAATGACCAAAAGAAGCCCCAAGGGCTCCAGTTGTTCAGGGTTGTAGAGCAAGTTGGCTCCACTACCTCCTCGCTTTAGACCCATGGGTCACTGAAACTTGATCCAAAGTTTGGTCTATAATGTAATGTACGACCAAAAAGAAATCACATGTAAGACATGTATGCACTCATCCATGCTTTCTTTCATCAAGCTTTTAAACTTGATGAAATTCTCTTTAATGGTGCCAGGAACTAAATTGCACTCCTGAGACTGGTGTTCGACTGTCAAGGCAATGTAATACTCACTAACATTCTCGGCTAGCAACCTAGAAATATTTCCTTTCATGACGCGATCACCATTGAGTATGGAACCCATGTAGGCCGCCAGCGACGGCAGGTCGAGTTGCTGTTTGACGGCACCCACGAAGACCGTTGGATTCCGCCTCGCAAAGGTTTGTTGAATATTGTCCTCTTGCATACACAGAGGCACATACCCATTTGAAGGCTGATCTGAAATTGTCTTCAAGTTGCTGACACTGTATTCAGATGGGGTAAGCTAAAGCACCCCTCAGATCCATCCCATTAACATTCGAACCAAGGCATGAAAGCGATTTTGATGCAATTGCACGTCTGTCAAACATGGTACAATTATTCCTTGCATCTGGCAGTTGCGTCCCACAGTCTTCTCTCAGCAACGCAATGAAGCTCTCGTCGTGAAGCTCTTGGCTTGGTGGTACAGCTTCCGAGATGCTTCATCCGTTTCCTTTTGGGCTGAGGAGTGTTAGTAAATGCAAGTCATGGGCCTAGCAGATAGACTTTGTCCTAAAAACGCGCACTTACTTCACCGAACTTCTCaagtgatgatgagagctTTCATCTGATCTGCGCACTCAAAACTGCTGGTAGGACTGCCTTGGGCGATCACAGTTTacatcttccacgtcatCATTTCGGAATTGCGTTGCCCGTTCGTGCGTCACGCCTGCTGTTGACCGATGCGAGTGGTTGTTGTTCATCCGTCATTCGTCGTTCATCGCTCCCTTGCTGCAGCATCATCCAGCATTCCACTTTCAAGAAAGCTCCCATGACACTCTCGCCTTCACACTTAGGCCAAACAGCTCCTCAATGGCGACAGTTCACTTTCTTCGATGCGGAAAATGTCAAGGATGAACAGGACATGGCCCAGTCGCCTCGAGCTATCCGAGTAAGTGGGCGGCCAGCTTACAGTCCAAAGCCGTATGCTGATAACAGGTAGCAACTGACTCCGCCTGTCGTAATTACCACCACAGCTCCTAAATCTCCTCTGTCACCCTCACTGATagtctcttcatctcgaAATATCAGTATCCTCGACAAGCATTTCTCCATCGAGCGATCGTTTACTGCCTGGGAACAAAATGGTCGCGCGACATTCCTTCTCGAGGCAGCCGGGCTGCTTGTAGCTAtaggagaggaagaagggagccTTTGGCCCCTGCTGAAGGTGTGGGATCTGACGAAGGACGACAAGAAGAGTTCAGAGAGAAGGCCAGTGCTGCTCAGAAGCGTACGGATACAACATGGACAAAGGCCTCATCCTGTAGGTTTATCTGTGGCTCTAAGGCTACTGGATGAAGCTGAATTGGACGCAGGTATCTTCGGTAGCTCTTACGTCGAATCTA
This Cryptococcus neoformans var. neoformans B-3501A chromosome 14, whole genome shotgun sequence DNA region includes the following protein-coding sequences:
- a CDS encoding hypothetical protein (Similar to gi|46097874|gb|EAK83107.1| hypothetical protein UM02307.1 [Ustilago maydis 521], FASTA scores: opt: 1697, E(): 3.3e-100, (47.878% identity (72.666% similar) in 589 aa overlap (29-600:46-626)); HMMPfam hit to Malic_M, Malic enzyme, NAD binding domain, score: 322.9, E(): 4.6e-94; HMMPfam hit to malic, Malic enzyme, N-terminal domain, score: 301.3, E(): 1.5e-87), translated to MLRTPFTLSSRSTDSVFKIRQSLSIVLSHASTKIISRGYITIPTTSTVASHRPTIQRFKMTIAVPARTLSSSQPLKRSTSPLPAITPAQNLLRLKAHLQNLPTPLLKHVHLSKIRREDPNLFFSVMRDELTELAPIVYTPTVGEACQKYSQIYSGPEGLYLNIEDKDRIPEILHQYASKLVAPPQILVVTDGSRILGLGDLGIGGMGISVGKLNLYVAGGGVNPHGCLPVVLDMGTNNEAVRNDPLYIGLKQPRVGLEEATEFMDAFMAAASEAFPKAVIQHEDFYSEAAFDFLARYKEKYRMFNDDIEGTGSVILAGFLAAAKHASEASGKPLRDHKVVFLGGGSAAVGVAKEMMNFFMMQGLTEDEARERFWLIDTKGLITSTRADVVSGKVASHKKFFIRNDTEGKEYPSLESVIEYVQPTALVGLSTTFGAFSESAVRRMAELNQSPIIFPLSNPTSKCELAFSDALEWTDGRVLFASGSPYAPQQFKGTFREPGQGNNFLVFPGIGFGALQAGCKRITTGMITASAIALSEALTPEEKQKGLLYPRLERIRAVSARVAAGVVKQAQEDGVDTNEKLRGLDIETLTEEMNKAQWWP